Below is a genomic region from Streptantibioticus cattleyicolor NRRL 8057 = DSM 46488.
GGGCCGAGCGCCACCGCCAGCGAACCGCCCGCCGCCCACGCGGCCACCGCCCGGGCCCGCCGTGCCGGTTCCGGATACGCCTGCCGGACCAGGGCCAGCGAGGCCGGCAGCACCACGGCCGCCGCGACGCCCTGCACCACCCGCGCGCCGATCAGGGTCGGCAGGTTCGGCGCCAGCCCGCAGGCCGCCGACGCCAGGGTGAAGACAGCGGTGCCGAGCGCGAAGGCCCGGCTCGCCCCGGCCCGGTCCGAGAACGCGCCCGTGGACAGCATCAGCGCGGCGAACGCCAGCGTGTAGGCGTCCACCACCCACTGCAACGCGGCCATACCGCCGTCGAGGGAGGTGCCGATCGCGGGCAGCGCCACGTTCACCACGGAGGCGTCGAGGCAGATCAACGCGAAGCCGAGCAGGGCGGCGGTGAGGGTGAGGGCGGCGGAGGGCCTGGCGGGCTTCATGTCGTCGTCGCCGAGGGCGAGTTGATCCGCCGGTGACGTCTGGTTCGTGGACATGCCCCCATCCTGCGGATCTTCGCCGCCGTACAGTAGTGACCTGAACGCCATACCTCCGGAGGTTCTGGCCATGCCGCACCGCGTCGCCGTCATCGCGCCCTCCCCCGTCTCGATGTTCAACGTCGCCATTCCCGACATGCTGTTCGGCAAGGTCGAGGTGGACGGAGGCCCCGGGTACGAGGTGCGGGTCTGCACCGCGGAACCGGGACCGGTGCCCACCACCGGCGGGGTCGACCTCTACGTCCGCCACGGGCTCGACACGGTGTGCGAGGCGGACACGGTGATCGTCGCCGGGACCGGCGCACCCTACGAGCCCGAGGCGCGGATCGTGGCCGCCCTCCGGGAGGCCGCCGACGCCGGCAAGCGCATCGCCTCCATCTGCAGCGGCGCCTTCCAGCTCGCCGAAGCGGGGCTGCTGCACGGCCGCCGGGCCACCACGTACTGGACGCACGCCGAGGAGATGCGCAGGCGCTACCCGCGGATCGAGTTGCAGGGGGACGTCCTGTACGTGCAGGACGGCCCGTACCTCACGTCCTCCGGGTACGCCGCCGGCATCGACCTGTGCCTGCACATCATCCGCACCGACTACGGCGCCGCCGTCGCCAACGAGGTCGGCCGCCTCGCCCTGGTCGCTCCCCACCGCCCCGGCGGCCAGACCCAGTTCACCCACACCCCGCTGCCGCCCGAGCGCGGCAACGCCTGCGCCGACACCCGCGCTTGGGCCATGCGCAACCTCGACAAGCCGCTCACCCTCACCGACCTCGCCCGGCACGCCGGCGTCTCGGTACGCACCCTCACCCGCCGCTTCCACGCCGAGAGCGGGGTCAGCCCCCTGCAGTGGCTTCTCCACCAGCGCATCGAACGGGCCAAGGAACTGCTGGAGACCACCACGCTCCCCATGGACCAGGTGGCCGCCGCGTGCGGCCTCGGCACCGCCGACTCCCTCCGCGCCCACCTGGTCCGCCGCACCGGCCTCACCCCGAGCGCCTACCGCGCCCAGTTCAGCCGCCTGGCGGCCACCCGCCACCGCACCTCGTCCTCGGCGGCCTGACCGGTCGCGCGCCAGGGTGTCCTCGTCAGCCGGTGTGGCCGGTGACCGGCTTGACGTAGCGGTGCGTCGGTACGGTCACGGCTTCCTGGCCGTCCGGCGCGACGTGGTCGTAGGGGCCCTCGTCCGTCCAGCCCTGGCGGGCGTAGAACGCGCGGGCCCGGGCGTTGCCCGGTACGACGACGAGCCACGCCCGCCGGTGACCGCCGGCCGCGACCATGCGTTCCGCCTCGTCCAGCAGGGCCGTGGCCACCCCGCCGCCGCGGTGCCGCTCCGCCACGTACACCTGCTCCACCTCGTCGCCGATCACGGTCACGAACCCCGCCACCTGTCCGCCGACCACCGCCACCACGGTGTCGGCGATCCGGGGCACCACCCGCGCGTCGAACGACTCCCGCGTCCGCAGCGCGACCAGGGCGTCGGGAACGTTGCCCAGGTGCGCGTCACACCATCCGCGGTACCAGACGTCCGCGATGGCGGCCCCGTCCTCGGGACGCGCGGGACGCAGCTCGATCTTCGTGGTGTCGGTCGTCATGGACCACCAACTTACTGGAGTGGCCACGGGGTTGACCGGTTCACGTGAAAACAACGTTCGTGGTGTAAGGAGCGTTGTTCGTCGCTCGTGGAACAGGGTTCGTCGGGTCCGGTATGCTCGGACCATGCCACCCACTCCCCAGCAACGGCGCGCGGCGCGGAACCATCAGCCCGTTCCGGAGGCGGGCGCGGCGTCGGGGCGGGGGCGGCGGGCGAAGCCGATCACGGTGGAGGCGATCGTCGAGGCGGCGCTGGACATCGTGGCGCGCGAGGGGTACGAGGCGCTGACCATGCGCCGGGTGGCGGCCGCGCTGGAGACGGGGCCGGCGTCGTTGTACGCCCACGTCGTCAACAAGGGCGATCTGGACGAGCTGCTCATCGGCCGCCTGTGCGCCGGGATCGTCCTGCCCGAGCCGGACCCGGCCGCGTGGCGGGAGCAGATCACCGGCATCTGCGTCCAGGTGCGCGACCAGTATCTGCGCTACCCCGGTATCTCCCGGGCCGCGCTCGCCACCGCCCCCACCAACGAAGACACGCTGCGGCTCAGCGAAGGCATGCTCGCCATCCTGCTCGCCGCGGGCATCGCCCCACAGACCGCCGCCTGGGGCATCGACTCCCTGACGCTCTACATCAACGCCTACACCCTGGAGATCTCCCTGCTCCGCGACCCGGGCAACGAGTGGGTCGTCAGCCGGGACGAACTGCTGGGCCGGTTCTCCAGCCTGCCCGACACCTTCCCGCACACCAAGCGCTACGCCGCCGAACTCACCGCGGGAACCGGCCACGAGCGCTTCGACTTCACCATCAAGCTGATGCTCGACGGCCTCGCCCGCCACTGAATCCGGCCCGCGCGGGCGGTACGGGCGTGTTGTCACTGGTTCGGGGGACTCGGCCGCCGTTCCCCGGGGCGCGGGCGGTGCCGGGGCTAACGTCGAAGGCGCCAGGGAGTCGCGGGCGCGGACGTCGGTGTCCTGAGAGCGGCAGGGGGCGTTGGTGTGCGGGGCGGTCAGGGTGTGACGGGTGACGAGGCGCCCGGGGAACAGGTGGCGGTCCCGGCCGGCGGTGACGTGGAGGCGGTGAAGGCATCCCCCGGCGAGGCGGGTGGGGGCGCCGATGTCGCGGGCTCGCGTCCTGGGCGGCGGACGGTGGCCGCCAGCATGGTGGGGACGGTGTTGGAGTGGTACGACTTCAACCTCTACGGTTTCGCCGCCGCGGTCGTCCTCGGTGAGCAGTTCTTCCCCCGCACCTCACCCACCGCGCGGGTGCTGGCGTCGTTCGCGACGTTCGCTGCCGGGTTCGCGGCCCGGCCGGTGGGCGGTCTGCTCTTCGGCCACTTCGGCGACCGGCTCGGGCGCGCCCGGATGCTGGTGGTGACGATGGTGGTCACGGGGTGCTCCAGCGCGTTGCTCGGGCTGTTGCCCA
It encodes:
- a CDS encoding GlxA family transcriptional regulator, which produces MPHRVAVIAPSPVSMFNVAIPDMLFGKVEVDGGPGYEVRVCTAEPGPVPTTGGVDLYVRHGLDTVCEADTVIVAGTGAPYEPEARIVAALREAADAGKRIASICSGAFQLAEAGLLHGRRATTYWTHAEEMRRRYPRIELQGDVLYVQDGPYLTSSGYAAGIDLCLHIIRTDYGAAVANEVGRLALVAPHRPGGQTQFTHTPLPPERGNACADTRAWAMRNLDKPLTLTDLARHAGVSVRTLTRRFHAESGVSPLQWLLHQRIERAKELLETTTLPMDQVAAACGLGTADSLRAHLVRRTGLTPSAYRAQFSRLAATRHRTSSSAA
- a CDS encoding TetR/AcrR family transcriptional regulator → MPPTPQQRRAARNHQPVPEAGAASGRGRRAKPITVEAIVEAALDIVAREGYEALTMRRVAAALETGPASLYAHVVNKGDLDELLIGRLCAGIVLPEPDPAAWREQITGICVQVRDQYLRYPGISRAALATAPTNEDTLRLSEGMLAILLAAGIAPQTAAWGIDSLTLYINAYTLEISLLRDPGNEWVVSRDELLGRFSSLPDTFPHTKRYAAELTAGTGHERFDFTIKLMLDGLARH
- a CDS encoding GNAT family N-acetyltransferase — protein: MTTDTTKIELRPARPEDGAAIADVWYRGWCDAHLGNVPDALVALRTRESFDARVVPRIADTVVAVVGGQVAGFVTVIGDEVEQVYVAERHRGGGVATALLDEAERMVAAGGHRRAWLVVVPGNARARAFYARQGWTDEGPYDHVAPDGQEAVTVPTHRYVKPVTGHTG